From Oryza sativa Japonica Group chromosome 4, ASM3414082v1, one genomic window encodes:
- the LOC9271458 gene encoding uncharacterized protein, with product MAAAAVKSPEPPFAFRPARPPLPPLLDDEEDGEFEFSVPAAAAVLSAADELFSGGRLVPMLPPPPRRPPSSSSPPCSPPPCLEVPPSEPASPRAPRCGGHRWRDLLTLVSKRTSDGEAKDRVVGGSPRRREAHAQPLLSRASSSSSSASSCDSGIRNARRPPRTRSAPVASLLHLMSKKPAAVDAPPKRRDHHHQRFLARASSSSSSSASSSSDSGRNSRTPWHPPGPARPRPAVAAESPRVSASGRVVFRGLERCSSSPATAGIGPRRPRPRGMERSFSANVRVDPVINVFGFGHLFLPSSPAKEKKADKDRDIAGGGGGGGRRNRPAKLAMVLRDPQD from the coding sequence atggccgccgccgcagtgaAGTCGCCGGAGCCGCCGTTCGCGTTCCGCCCCGCCCGTCccccgctcccgccgctgctggacgacgaggaggatggcGAGTTCGAGTTCAGCgtccccgcggccgccgccgtgctgtccgccgccgacgagctgtTCTCCGGCGGGAGGCTCGTGCCGATGCTCCCCCCGCCACCGCGGCGtcccccttcttcttcttccccgccGTGCTCGCCCCCGCCGTGCCTGGAGGTTCCCCCCTCCGAGCCGGCGTCCCCTCGCGCCCCGCGGTGTGGTGGGCATCGGTGGCGCGATCTGCTCACGCTCGTGTCGAAGAGGAcgagcgacggcgaggcgaaGGATCGGGTGGTGGGTGGGAGTccgaggcggcgggaggcgcaCGCCCAGCCGCTCCTCTCGCGGgcctcgtcgtcttcctcgtcggcCTCGTCGTGCGACTCCGGGATCAGGaacgcgcggcggccgccgcggacgCGCTCCGCGCCGGTGGCgagcctcctccacctcatgtCCAAGAAGCCCGCCGCCGTGGACGCGCCGCCGAAGCGGCGAGACCATCATCACCAGCGGTTCCTGGCccgcgcctcctcgtcgtcgtcgtcctcggcctcctcctcctccgactccGGGAGGAACTCCCGCACGCCGTGGCACCCGCCCGGccccgcgcggccgcggccggcggtggccgccgagAGCCCGCGGGTGAGCGCGTCCGGGCGCGTGGTGTTCCGCGGCCTGGAGCggtgctcgagctcgccggcgacggcgggcatcggcccgcggcggccgcggccgagaGGCATGGAGCGGTCGTTCTCGGCCAATGTGCGCGTGGATCCGGTGATCAACGTGTTCGGATTCGGGCATCTGTTCCTGCCATCTTCGCCGGCCAAGGAGAAGAAGGCCGACAAGGACAGggacatcgccggcggcggcggc